The Streptomyces sp. V4I8 genome includes the window CGGCGGCCACAGCCGGCCCCGGGTGGCCTGACACGCACGTGACGTACGCGTGCCTCACGCATGCCCTACGGCACGCCGCCCCCCACATGGAGAGAGCGTCACACGCGCCCGATAACCTTCGCCCATGACCACGCTGCACTCCGTATCGCGACGCCGCCGCGCGCTCGCCGCCGCCGGCGTCGTTTCCGCCGGACTGCTCGTCCTGTCTGCCTGCGACAAGCCGACACCGCTGGCCACGGTCACCGTCGGCACCTCCTCCGTCCACTCGGAGGCCACCTGCGGTGGTGAGGGCAAGGCCGTGAAGACCGCCGACCTGGCCGGCTGCCTGAAGGGCAAGGGCATCGAGTCCATCAAGGTGGACCCGGACGACACCGTCCGCTTCGGCGTCGACCCGGAGATCGCCGACGAGGGCTGGACCATCCTCATGAACGGCCAGCCGCTCACCGACTCCAGCAAGAAGACCTACCGCACCGTCCCGGGCAGCGTGTTCTTCAACGCCCAGTACGGCGCCAGCGGGGACTCCACGCTGGTCTCCATCAAGGAGGGCGAGAAGGACGTCACGGGCCTGTGGTCCTTCAAGCTCGAGAAGGACAGCTGACCACGTCCGCCCTACGTCTCCTGGTAGCCACCGCCGTCCCCGCTGAGCGGGACGCGGTGGCCCGGGCGCTCGACCTGCCCGGCGTCGACGTGATCGCCGTCGGCGTGGGCCCCGCACAGGCCGCCGCCGCCACCGCCACCGCCCTCACCCGGGCCGCCCTCGAAGGCGCCCCCTACGGCCTGGCCGTCTCCGCCGGCATCGCGGGCGGCTTCGCCCCGCACGCCCCCGTCGGCTCCCTCGTCGTCGCCGACGAGATCACGGCCGCCGACCTGGGCGCGGAGACCCCCG containing:
- a CDS encoding DUF2771 domain-containing protein, which translates into the protein MTTLHSVSRRRRALAAAGVVSAGLLVLSACDKPTPLATVTVGTSSVHSEATCGGEGKAVKTADLAGCLKGKGIESIKVDPDDTVRFGVDPEIADEGWTILMNGQPLTDSSKKTYRTVPGSVFFNAQYGASGDSTLVSIKEGEKDVTGLWSFKLEKDS